A window from Sordaria macrospora chromosome 2, complete sequence encodes these proteins:
- a CDS encoding mitochondrial 37S ribosomal protein mS41 — MKSFLRIPSALGLLFRPCAVSAPVTVPGLNAHARWAHKLPLIPAPTPFVPDVPTFLNLIGRDLKQHADKFPTWEALFTLTTDQLRELGVEPPRTRRYLLRWRQRFREGKFGVGGDLKHVENGVAYLKIHERPINPALTARKVVNVPANKNPETIKNPRPYRAKGFKVKGVSTILGPYALPVGKGVAKVTVTEGMWEDKRGHKVDGGERRRAEVRFKRGVAERKALREKMGFY, encoded by the coding sequence ATGAAGTCCTTCCTCCGGATCCCGTCCGCCCTTGGACTCCTCTTCCGGCCCTGCGCCGTCTCGGCCCCCGTCACTGTCCCCGGGCTCAACGCACACGCACGATGGGCGCATAAGCTGCCCCTCATCCCCGCGCCGACTCCCTTCGTCCCCGACGTCCCTACCTTCCTGAACTTGATCGGTCGCGACCTCAAGCAACATGCCGACAAGTTCCCCACGTGGGAggccctcttcaccctcaccaccgacCAACTGAGAGAACTCGGCGTCGAGcctccaaggacaaggcgCTACCTGTTGCGATGGAGGCAACGCTTTAGGGAGGGCAAGTtcggcgttggcggcgacCTGAAGCACGTCGAAAACGGTGTCGCCTACTTGAAGATCCACGAGAGGCCCATCAACCCTGCCCTGACGGCACGAAAGGTCGTCAATGTCCCCGCCAACAAGAACCCCGAGACAATCAAGAACCCCAGACCCTACCGGGCCAAGGGcttcaaggtcaagggcGTCTCGACAATCCTTGGCCCCTACGCCTTGCCCGTCGGCAAGGGCGTCGCCAAggtcaccgtcaccgaggGCATGTGGGAAGACAAGAGAGGACACAAGGTCGACGGCGGTGAGCGTAGACGCGCCGAGGTGCGCTTCAAGAGGGGTGTGGCCGAGCGCAAGGCCCtcagggagaagatgggctTCTACTAA